In Falco naumanni isolate bFalNau1 chromosome 5, bFalNau1.pat, whole genome shotgun sequence, the following are encoded in one genomic region:
- the LOC121089395 gene encoding LOW QUALITY PROTEIN: cathepsin D-like (The sequence of the model RefSeq protein was modified relative to this genomic sequence to represent the inferred CDS: deleted 2 bases in 2 codons), protein MNAQYYGTVSLGTPPQPFRVIFDTGSADLWVPSARCCLLYLACWLHPHYQPALSCTHRPNGSAFAISYGSGSLRGFLSQDTLTVSNVSVPEQTFAEAVALPGLAFAAARFDGVLGLAFPAAAAGPATPVFDNMMRQRLFHTNVFSFRLRSGASEGDGGELLLGGIDEGQFEGPLHYIPVSRQSYWQLHMDRVSVGSPGSLGCRTPPLCRGGCEAIVDTGTSLITGPSKEMEVLHRALGGTPALGGQYMLDCDKVPSLPNVTFVLQGREFPLSPQHYVLQVSQWGSPTCVSGFMALDVPRPAGPLWILGDVFLARYYVTFDRDHNRVGLAPSK, encoded by the exons ATGAAC gcccaGTACTACGGGACGGTCTCtctggggacc cccccccagcccttccgTGTCATCTTCGACACCGGCTCCGCTGACCTCTGGGTGCCCTCGGcccgctgctgcctgctctACCTGGCCTGCT GGCTCCACCCCCACTACCAGCCCGCGCTCTCCTGCACCCACCGCCCCAACGGCTCTGCCTTCGCCATCAGCTACGGCAGCGGCAGCCTGAGGGGCTTCCTCAGCCAGGACACCCTCACG GTGTCCAACGTGTCGGTGCCAGAGCAGACGTTTGCTGAGGCGGTGGCGCTGCCGGGCCTGGCCTTCGCTGCCGCCCGCTTCGACGGGGTGCTGGGCCTGGCcttccccgccgccgccgccggccccgccacCCCCGTCTTCGACAACATGATGCGGCAGCGCCTCTTCCACACCAACGTCTTCTCCTTCCGCCTCCGCAG CGGGGCCTCGGAAGGTGatgggggggagctgctcctggGGGGCATCGACGAGGGACAGTTTGAGGGACCCCTCCACTACATTCCCGTCTCCCGCCAAAGCTACTGGCAGCTGCACATGGACAG ggtGTCAGTGGGGAGCCCGGGGAGCCTGGGGTGCCGG ACCCCCCCCCTGTGCCGGGGGGGCTGCGAGGCCATCGTGGACACGGGGACGTCCCTCATCACCGGCCCCAGCAAGGAGATGGAGGTGCTGCATCGCGCCCTGGGGGGCACCCCCGCCCTGGGGGGGCAG TACATGCTGGACTGTGACAAGGTCCCGTCTCTGCCCAACGTCACCTTCGTCCTGCAGGGGCGTGAGttccccctcagcccccagcactATGTGCTCCAG GTGTCACAGTGGGGGTCCCCCACCTGCGTCAGCGGGTTCATGGCACTGGATGTGCCCCGGCCTGCGGGGCCACTCTGGATCCTGGGGGACGTTTTCCTGGCGCGCTACTACGTCACCTTCGACCGCGACCACAACCGCGTCGGGCTGGCACCCAGCAAGTGA